The Mucilaginibacter mallensis genome has a segment encoding these proteins:
- the nagB gene encoding glucosamine-6-phosphate deaminase, protein MARLNLLEETRYEKLPVSVYKSQQEASIAVAGRIAALIKKKSEKGEKTVLGLATGVTPIRVYAELIRMHKEEGLSFKNVITFNLDEYYPMQPTAVQSYVTFMNENLFNHIDIDRNNVHIPDGTLKQEDVAAFCLNYERQITALGGLDLQILGIGRTGHIGFNEPGSAPNSGTRLVTLDDLTRSDASRDFGGKQNVPTKAITMGIGTIFKAREIILMAWSGKKAPIIKKAVEGEISGEVPATYLQLSDHVDFVLDEAAASELTRFDTPWLVKDCVWENNLKKKAVIWLATTVKKPILKLTEEDYNNHGMAQLAVEQGPVYNINIDIFNQVQHTITGWPGGKPNADDSQRPERALPAKKRSIIFSPHPDDDVISMGGTFIRLVDQGHDVHVAYQTSGNTAVWDDDVLRYMEFTIDFNGSIGEDNTHLKNIYNEMRTFIAKKQPNQIDTQEIRDVKGFIRKTEAIAGARYAGLHDDHIHFMALPFYETGKIKKNSVGEEDVLITMELLQKVKPQQIFAAGDFADPHGTHLVCFNIILAALNRLRATEDWVNDCWLWMYRGAWFEFETWEIEMAVPLSPQEVLRKRAAIFKHQSQKDTPVFPGDDVREFWVRAEDRNRETAKCYDQLGLAEYAAMEAFVRYKF, encoded by the coding sequence ATGGCCCGATTAAATTTATTGGAAGAGACACGGTACGAGAAGCTACCGGTAAGCGTTTACAAAAGTCAACAGGAAGCCTCCATTGCAGTAGCCGGACGAATTGCCGCGCTGATTAAGAAAAAAAGTGAAAAAGGCGAAAAAACTGTATTAGGACTGGCAACAGGTGTAACCCCTATAAGGGTTTACGCTGAACTGATCCGCATGCACAAAGAGGAAGGCCTCAGCTTTAAAAACGTGATCACTTTCAATTTGGATGAGTATTATCCAATGCAGCCAACAGCTGTGCAAAGCTATGTTACCTTTATGAATGAAAATCTTTTCAATCATATTGATATCGACAGAAACAACGTCCATATTCCTGATGGTACTTTAAAACAGGAAGATGTTGCAGCTTTTTGCTTAAACTATGAAAGACAAATAACAGCGCTGGGTGGTCTTGACCTGCAAATATTGGGTATTGGGCGTACAGGCCACATCGGTTTTAACGAGCCGGGCTCGGCGCCAAACTCAGGTACACGCCTGGTTACCCTGGATGACCTTACCCGCAGTGATGCTTCACGTGATTTTGGTGGCAAGCAAAATGTGCCTACCAAAGCCATAACCATGGGTATCGGTACCATATTTAAAGCAAGAGAAATTATATTAATGGCATGGAGCGGTAAAAAAGCCCCGATCATTAAAAAAGCCGTTGAAGGCGAAATATCAGGCGAGGTACCTGCTACTTACCTGCAACTATCAGATCATGTTGACTTTGTGCTTGATGAAGCAGCTGCATCAGAACTTACCCGTTTTGATACACCATGGCTGGTAAAAGATTGCGTATGGGAAAACAACCTGAAAAAGAAGGCGGTTATCTGGCTGGCCACTACCGTTAAAAAACCTATACTAAAACTTACTGAAGAAGATTATAACAACCATGGCATGGCGCAACTAGCTGTTGAGCAAGGCCCGGTTTACAACATAAATATCGACATTTTTAACCAGGTACAACATACCATTACCGGCTGGCCGGGTGGCAAGCCTAATGCAGATGATTCGCAAAGGCCTGAGCGCGCACTACCTGCTAAAAAACGTTCTATCATATTTTCACCGCACCCTGATGATGATGTGATCTCAATGGGTGGTACTTTCATCCGTTTGGTTGATCAGGGGCATGATGTACACGTAGCTTACCAAACATCAGGTAATACCGCCGTTTGGGATGATGATGTTTTACGTTACATGGAGTTCACCATTGATTTTAACGGGAGCATTGGTGAGGATAATACGCATTTAAAGAACATTTACAATGAAATGCGCACGTTTATCGCCAAAAAACAACCTAACCAGATTGATACACAGGAAATACGCGATGTTAAAGGCTTTATCCGTAAAACGGAGGCTATAGCCGGTGCACGTTATGCTGGTTTACATGACGATCATATCCACTTCATGGCGTTGCCGTTTTATGAAACCGGTAAGATCAAAAAGAACTCGGTAGGCGAAGAGGATGTATTGATAACCATGGAACTGCTGCAAAAAGTTAAACCTCAGCAAATATTCGCGGCGGGCGATTTTGCCGATCCACATGGCACCCACCTTGTTTGCTTCAACATTATACTTGCCGCATTAAACCGCCTTAGAGCTACTGAAGACTGGGTGAACGATTGCTGGTTATGGATGTACCGTGGCGCCTGGTTTGAGTTTGAAACCTGGGAAATTGAAATGGCTGTGCCTTTGTCGCCTCAAGAGGTTTTGCGCAAACGTGCTGCTATCTTTAAACACCAATCACAAAAAGATACCCCGGTTTTCCCTGGTGATGATGTACGCGAATTTTGGGTACGTGCCGAGGACCGCAACCGCGAAACTGCAAAATGCTACGACCAATTGGGCTTAGCTGAATACGCGGCAATGGAAGCTTTTGTAAGGTATAAGTTTTAG
- the ftcD gene encoding glutamate formimidoyltransferase codes for MQLIECVPNFSEGVNLDIIKQITDEVESVEGVRLLNVDPGKATNRTVVTFVGEPEPVIQAAFLAIKKAGELIDMSKHKGEHPRMGATDVCPLIPISNISMEETAVYAQKLAKRVGEELAIPIYLYGAAQADKKRDNLSVIRAGEYEGFFKKIKLPEWKPDFGPAEFDARRGGTVIGARDFLIAYNVNLNTTSTRRANSIAFDVREAGRVLREGDPISGKIINDENGKPKSVPGTLKFVKAIGWYIEEYGIAQISMNLTNIEVTPVHKAFDEVCDKAAERGMRVTGSELVGLIPLKSMLDAGKYFLLKQQRSVGVSEKELIKIAIKSMGLDELSPFKPEERIIEYLLKDKASSKLISMTLTDFADETASESPAPGGGSISAYVGSLGASLATMVANLSSHKKGWDSRWEEFSNWAEKGQYYKDELLKLVDLDTTAFNKIMEGFSLPKSTDEEKAARDRAIQDATKYAIEIPFKVMQMAHGSLEVIKAMAEIGNPNSVTDAGVAALCARTAVLGAFMNVKINASGYKDKTYTADIIKQGEELERQAIALEGEIITIVYNKI; via the coding sequence ATGCAATTGATAGAATGTGTTCCAAATTTTAGCGAAGGTGTAAACCTTGATATAATAAAACAGATAACTGATGAAGTAGAATCTGTTGAAGGCGTTAGGCTGTTGAATGTCGATCCGGGCAAGGCCACTAACCGTACCGTGGTGACTTTTGTGGGCGAACCTGAGCCGGTTATACAAGCGGCGTTTCTGGCTATTAAAAAGGCCGGTGAGCTGATAGATATGAGCAAACACAAAGGCGAACACCCGCGTATGGGCGCAACGGATGTTTGCCCGCTGATACCGATCAGCAATATCAGCATGGAAGAAACTGCTGTATATGCGCAGAAACTGGCAAAGCGTGTAGGTGAGGAACTGGCTATCCCGATCTATTTATATGGTGCTGCACAGGCTGATAAAAAGCGTGATAACCTGTCGGTGATCAGGGCAGGGGAGTATGAAGGCTTTTTCAAAAAGATAAAGCTGCCTGAATGGAAGCCGGATTTTGGTCCGGCGGAATTCGATGCCAGGCGTGGCGGAACAGTTATTGGCGCGCGCGATTTCCTGATCGCTTATAATGTGAATCTTAACACTACTTCAACCCGCAGGGCAAATTCCATTGCCTTTGATGTGCGCGAGGCAGGCCGTGTTTTACGTGAGGGCGACCCAATAAGCGGCAAGATCATAAATGATGAAAACGGCAAACCAAAATCAGTGCCCGGCACCTTAAAATTTGTGAAAGCGATAGGCTGGTATATTGAGGAATATGGTATCGCCCAGATCTCCATGAACCTTACCAATATCGAAGTAACACCGGTCCACAAAGCGTTTGATGAAGTTTGCGACAAAGCCGCTGAACGTGGCATGCGGGTTACCGGCAGTGAATTGGTGGGCCTGATCCCATTAAAATCAATGTTGGATGCGGGTAAATATTTCCTGCTGAAACAACAGCGTTCAGTAGGGGTAAGCGAGAAGGAACTGATCAAGATCGCCATAAAATCAATGGGACTGGATGAGCTCTCGCCATTTAAGCCTGAGGAGCGTATCATTGAATATCTGTTAAAGGATAAAGCATCCAGCAAACTCATCAGCATGACGCTGACTGACTTTGCTGATGAAACTGCAAGTGAAAGCCCTGCGCCAGGCGGTGGCTCTATATCAGCCTATGTGGGCTCTTTAGGGGCGTCTTTAGCAACAATGGTAGCTAACCTTTCGTCACACAAAAAAGGCTGGGACAGCCGCTGGGAAGAGTTCAGCAATTGGGCCGAGAAAGGTCAATATTATAAGGATGAATTATTAAAACTGGTTGATTTGGATACCACAGCTTTCAATAAAATAATGGAAGGCTTTAGTCTGCCTAAATCAACCGACGAAGAAAAGGCGGCAAGAGATAGAGCGATACAGGACGCCACAAAATATGCTATCGAGATCCCATTCAAAGTAATGCAAATGGCTCACGGCAGTTTAGAAGTTATAAAGGCTATGGCTGAGATTGGCAATCCAAATTCGGTAACCGATGCTGGCGTAGCTGCTCTTTGTGCACGTACAGCCGTTCTTGGTGCGTTTATGAATGTGAAGATAAACGCGTCGGGCTACAAGGATAAAACTTATACCGCCGATATTATTAAACAAGGGGAAGAACTGGAAAGGCAGGCAATTGCTTTGGAAGGGGAGATTATTACAATAGTGTATAACAAAATATAG
- the hutI gene encoding imidazolonepropionase, protein MKKLIGPFTQILPLTGLALKGALRDDDLQVIPQGGVLVENGLILAVDDFESLHKANPSVQIQEITGDHVLLPGFVDCHTHICFAGTRAKDYAMRIQGKTYLEIAKAGGGIWDSVTQTRAADEETLTQLLFQRAERHLAEGVTTIEVKSGYGLETQSELKQLRAIAKAAKETKAGLVSTCLAAHMVPRDFSGTQAEYLSYVFHDLLPVIKNENLTNRIDIFIEESAFDAENALIYLNRAKQMGFDITVHADQFTTSGSVVAVKVGAVSADHLEASKNAEIKLLANSDTVAVVLPGASLGLGMQYSPARKLLDAGACLAIASDWNPGSAPMGDLLMQAAVMSAAEKLNTAEVFAGLTYRAAKALNLHDRGILASGMRADMQAYPCNDYREILYQQGKLKPLIIY, encoded by the coding sequence ATGAAAAAACTAATCGGCCCGTTCACACAAATACTGCCTTTAACAGGGTTAGCCTTAAAAGGCGCACTTAGGGATGATGATCTGCAGGTCATCCCGCAAGGCGGCGTATTGGTTGAAAACGGATTGATATTAGCTGTGGATGACTTTGAAAGCCTGCACAAAGCAAACCCATCAGTACAAATACAAGAAATTACTGGCGATCATGTGTTGCTCCCGGGCTTTGTGGATTGCCATACGCATATTTGTTTTGCGGGTACACGTGCCAAAGATTATGCTATGCGTATACAAGGCAAAACATATTTAGAAATTGCCAAAGCAGGCGGCGGTATCTGGGATTCGGTAACGCAAACCCGCGCGGCTGATGAAGAAACGCTTACCCAACTATTATTCCAAAGGGCAGAGCGCCATTTAGCCGAAGGTGTAACTACCATCGAAGTAAAAAGCGGCTACGGATTGGAAACGCAATCGGAATTAAAACAATTACGGGCCATTGCCAAGGCCGCTAAAGAAACAAAGGCGGGTTTGGTATCTACCTGTTTAGCTGCGCACATGGTACCACGTGATTTTAGCGGTACGCAGGCTGAATATTTGAGCTATGTTTTTCATGACTTGTTGCCTGTCATCAAAAATGAAAACCTTACCAACCGCATTGATATATTTATTGAAGAAAGCGCTTTTGATGCGGAGAACGCGTTGATCTATCTTAACAGGGCCAAACAAATGGGCTTTGATATTACTGTACATGCTGATCAGTTTACTACAAGTGGCAGCGTGGTGGCGGTTAAAGTGGGTGCTGTTTCGGCAGATCATTTGGAGGCAAGCAAGAATGCGGAGATAAAATTACTGGCAAATTCTGATACAGTAGCTGTTGTATTGCCGGGCGCTTCGTTAGGTTTAGGGATGCAGTATTCACCAGCACGTAAACTATTGGATGCAGGTGCCTGCCTCGCTATTGCCAGCGACTGGAACCCCGGCTCAGCGCCAATGGGCGACCTGTTGATGCAAGCTGCCGTAATGAGCGCTGCGGAGAAATTGAATACTGCCGAGGTATTTGCCGGATTAACCTATCGCGCAGCAAAAGCACTGAATTTACATGATCGCGGTATATTAGCCTCCGGAATGCGTGCCGATATGCAGGCGTACCCTTGTAATGATTACCGTGAGATATTATACCAGCAGGGGAAACTTAAACCGCTGATTATATATTGA
- the hutU gene encoding urocanate hydratase: MTSSEFIKKYANHPVYKAPVGMQLHAKSWQTEAPLRMLLNNLDGQVAENPEELVVYGGIGQAARNPEALRKIIELLLELDEDHSLLVQSGKPVGIIRSHPQAPRVLIANSNLVPAWANWEHFNELRAKGLMMYGQMTAGSWIYIGTQGILQGTYETFVEAGRQHFNNDLTGKLIVSAGIGGMGGAQPLAATMAGGVFLGADVDETRIQKRVDTQYIDRITHNYDEAIAWVKDAMQKGETLSVGLVSDAGDLLERLIKDNIIPDMLTDQTSAHDPLNGYIPNGLSLAEAAELRKADPAKYKDLSLKSMARHVGFMLDLQKKGAITFDYGNNLREFARQGGEPDAFNFPGFTPAYIRPLFCEGKGPFRWVALSGDPEDIFVTDRALMEAFPENKPLINWLEKAQKKISFQGLPARICWLGMGEREKAGLIFNELVASGKVKGPIVIGRDHLDCGSVASPNRETESMKDGSDAVSDWPLLNLMANASGGATWISFHHGGGVGMGYSQHAGMVVLADGTERAATCLKRVLHNDPAMGIFRHADAGYDKAQEWGERFGLNVW, translated from the coding sequence ATGACGAGTTCGGAATTTATTAAAAAATATGCCAATCACCCGGTTTACAAAGCCCCGGTAGGTATGCAGTTGCACGCCAAAAGCTGGCAAACCGAAGCGCCTTTGCGCATGCTGTTAAATAACCTTGACGGGCAGGTAGCAGAAAACCCTGAGGAACTGGTGGTATATGGCGGTATAGGCCAGGCTGCCCGCAACCCGGAAGCATTGCGTAAGATAATTGAGCTATTACTGGAGCTGGATGAAGATCATTCTTTACTGGTACAATCGGGTAAGCCGGTTGGTATCATCCGTAGTCACCCGCAGGCGCCGCGTGTGCTTATCGCCAATAGTAATCTCGTCCCCGCATGGGCAAACTGGGAGCATTTTAATGAACTGCGCGCCAAAGGGTTGATGATGTACGGGCAAATGACCGCCGGCAGCTGGATCTATATTGGTACGCAGGGAATTTTGCAGGGCACTTATGAAACTTTTGTTGAAGCAGGCCGCCAGCATTTTAATAATGATTTAACTGGTAAGCTGATCGTAAGCGCAGGTATTGGCGGTATGGGTGGCGCGCAGCCACTGGCCGCAACTATGGCCGGTGGCGTATTTTTGGGTGCCGATGTAGATGAAACCCGTATCCAGAAACGTGTGGATACTCAATATATTGATAGGATCACCCACAACTATGATGAAGCTATTGCCTGGGTAAAGGATGCCATGCAAAAAGGCGAAACTTTATCTGTTGGCCTAGTGAGTGATGCAGGTGACCTGCTGGAAAGATTGATAAAGGATAACATCATCCCTGATATGCTTACCGACCAAACTTCGGCGCATGACCCCTTAAATGGTTATATACCAAACGGTCTGTCATTAGCAGAAGCAGCGGAATTACGCAAAGCTGATCCGGCGAAATATAAGGACCTGTCATTAAAAAGCATGGCGCGCCACGTTGGTTTTATGCTTGATCTGCAAAAGAAAGGCGCTATAACGTTCGATTATGGTAACAACCTGCGCGAGTTTGCACGCCAGGGTGGCGAGCCTGATGCATTTAATTTTCCGGGATTTACCCCGGCCTATATCCGTCCGCTGTTTTGCGAGGGTAAAGGGCCGTTCAGATGGGTAGCCTTGTCAGGCGATCCAGAAGATATTTTTGTCACTGATAGAGCTTTGATGGAAGCATTCCCTGAAAATAAACCACTGATCAATTGGCTGGAAAAAGCGCAAAAGAAAATATCATTCCAGGGATTACCTGCCCGCATTTGCTGGCTGGGTATGGGTGAGCGCGAAAAAGCAGGATTGATTTTTAATGAATTGGTAGCAAGCGGCAAAGTGAAAGGGCCAATAGTTATCGGTCGCGATCATTTGGATTGCGGATCGGTAGCATCACCCAACCGTGAAACGGAATCTATGAAAGATGGTTCTGACGCGGTATCCGACTGGCCTTTATTAAACCTGATGGCAAATGCATCAGGCGGCGCAACCTGGATCTCGTTCCACCACGGTGGCGGGGTTGGTATGGGTTATTCGCAGCATGCGGGTATGGTAGTTTTGGCTGATGGTACCGAGCGTGCAGCAACATGTCTTAAACGCGTATTACATAACGACCCTGCAATGGGTATCTTCCGCCATGCTGATGCTGGCTATGATAAGGCACAAGAGTGGGGTGAAAGGTTTGGATTGAATGTGTGGTAA
- the hutH gene encoding histidine ammonia-lyase — MNSQFNYGTEHLTIGICLDIASGKTKGIIGAEAAARIKASWQAVAEIVHKQIPVYGINTGFGPLCDTHISEKDTSTLQQNLLKSHSVGVGKPIPQEIAKLMLISKVQSLAQGYSGISPATLNRIIWHIDHDIIPVVPEKGSVGASGDLAPLSHLFLPLIGLGEVFVKGEKVPAGKVLKDNNLEPVVLGPKEGLALINGTQFILAFAVKAVQRLNDALNRADLIGAMSLEGLMGSARPFDERLHAIRPFKGSKLVANRLHTLLSESEICNSHVNCDRVQDPYSLRCMPQVHGASRNAWLHLKELTEIELNSVTDNPIIFSATDTISGGNFHGQPLALPLDYATVAAAELGNIADRRCYLMSEGRYGLPKVLTNDPGLNSGLMIPQYTTAALVTENKTLCFPASADSVPTSLGQEDHVSMGSISGRKLHQVIDNLEYIQAIELLYATQAMDFRRPLKSTPVIEACHNFIRETVPFIEEDRIFATDINQLHQIITSGSLLAIADETAINNNINLNPNDEFGIY; from the coding sequence ATGAATAGTCAGTTTAATTACGGAACAGAACATTTAACTATCGGCATTTGCCTCGATATTGCATCGGGCAAAACAAAAGGAATTATAGGTGCCGAAGCGGCTGCCCGAATCAAAGCCTCGTGGCAGGCAGTTGCTGAAATAGTGCACAAACAAATCCCTGTTTATGGTATTAACACCGGTTTTGGGCCACTGTGCGATACCCATATCAGCGAAAAAGATACCAGCACCTTACAACAGAACCTGCTGAAAAGCCACAGCGTAGGGGTGGGCAAACCCATCCCGCAGGAAATTGCCAAACTGATGCTGATCAGCAAAGTGCAATCACTGGCACAGGGGTATTCAGGCATATCCCCGGCAACTTTAAATCGTATCATCTGGCATATTGATCATGATATTATCCCGGTAGTACCTGAAAAAGGCTCGGTTGGTGCGTCGGGCGATCTTGCACCTTTATCGCACCTGTTTTTGCCACTGATAGGTTTAGGCGAGGTATTTGTAAAAGGAGAAAAGGTCCCGGCAGGAAAAGTATTAAAAGATAACAACCTGGAGCCTGTAGTTTTAGGCCCGAAAGAAGGTTTAGCACTGATAAACGGTACACAATTTATACTAGCCTTTGCGGTAAAAGCGGTACAACGTTTAAATGATGCCTTAAACCGGGCCGACCTGATAGGTGCTATGTCGTTGGAAGGTTTGATGGGTTCGGCACGGCCATTTGATGAACGTTTGCATGCCATCCGCCCCTTTAAAGGGAGTAAATTGGTAGCTAACCGACTGCATACTTTATTAAGTGAATCGGAGATCTGTAATTCACATGTTAATTGTGACCGTGTGCAGGATCCATATTCCCTGCGCTGTATGCCGCAAGTGCACGGTGCATCGCGCAATGCATGGTTGCATTTAAAGGAATTAACAGAGATAGAGCTGAATTCTGTTACCGATAACCCTATTATTTTTAGTGCTACTGATACCATAAGCGGCGGTAATTTCCACGGGCAACCATTGGCATTGCCATTGGATTATGCCACCGTAGCCGCTGCTGAGTTAGGCAATATAGCCGATCGCCGCTGTTACCTGATGAGTGAGGGCAGATACGGCCTGCCAAAAGTATTAACCAATGATCCGGGCCTGAATTCAGGTTTGATGATCCCGCAATACACTACCGCGGCGTTGGTCACCGAAAACAAGACCCTGTGTTTCCCGGCCAGTGCCGATAGCGTGCCTACCTCATTGGGGCAGGAAGACCATGTTTCCATGGGCTCCATCAGCGGGCGCAAATTGCACCAGGTGATAGATAATTTGGAGTACATTCAGGCTATTGAATTACTATATGCTACGCAGGCCATGGATTTCCGCAGGCCGTTAAAATCCACCCCGGTAATTGAGGCCTGCCATAATTTTATACGCGAAACTGTTCCTTTTATTGAGGAAGACAGGATCTTCGCTACTGATATTAACCAGTTACATCAAATCATTACAAGCGGTTCACTACTGGCAATAGCCGATGAAACTGCTATAAACAATAACATTAATCTCAATCCCAATGACGAGTTCGGAATTTATTAA
- a CDS encoding MarR family winged helix-turn-helix transcriptional regulator: MNLYQNLGYLAFGSRLRRLSEAFLSEINRAYQNEGIDFDASWFPVFYLLSQNESLSIKELSEQIEISHPAASQLITGLKNKKLVATATCTDDGRRQLVQLTDSGKALLAQVLPVWAAVREAMDELVASEPGCRQLLPAITSLENTFRSTNLANKITEKLSATLKTEAYE; encoded by the coding sequence ATGAATTTATATCAAAACCTGGGGTACCTGGCTTTTGGCAGCAGGTTAAGGCGGTTAAGCGAAGCTTTTCTGTCCGAAATTAACCGTGCATATCAAAATGAGGGCATCGATTTTGATGCCAGCTGGTTCCCGGTATTTTATTTACTGTCGCAAAACGAATCGCTTTCGATTAAGGAATTAAGCGAGCAGATCGAGATCTCGCATCCCGCTGCCAGTCAGCTTATCACCGGTCTTAAAAACAAAAAACTGGTAGCCACAGCCACTTGTACCGATGATGGCCGACGCCAATTGGTGCAATTAACCGATAGCGGTAAAGCACTATTGGCGCAGGTTTTGCCAGTTTGGGCTGCCGTGAGAGAAGCCATGGATGAATTGGTTGCGTCAGAACCCGGCTGTCGTCAGCTTTTACCGGCCATCACTTCGCTCGAGAATACATTCAGATCAACTAACCTGGCTAATAAGATAACCGAAAAATTATCCGCCACACTAAAAACTGAAGCATATGAATAG
- a CDS encoding porin family protein translates to MKKSIFYLSVFGLLVLCLKARAQDAVAIGVRGGISIPNLTAGGSQQNPLNTGYSSRTGPDGGIFAEFKFSDLFSIQPMVEYSSQGGKKDGFQALPTPAPIAQAIQAQGGTAPTYLYANFKSEAKLNYLMIPILAKFGWNFAEKSPWRVYIDAGPFVGFLLNAHQVTSGTSNFYADAGGKQELPYGEQNLNNNQDIKSQLNTTNFGIEGNVGFAYHLKNSYVFVEGGGNYGFLNIQKGTANGKNNTGAATASIGYAYWFR, encoded by the coding sequence ATGAAAAAATCAATTTTCTATTTATCAGTATTTGGTCTATTAGTACTTTGTTTAAAAGCCCGTGCCCAGGATGCAGTTGCCATAGGTGTACGCGGTGGTATCAGTATACCTAATTTAACTGCGGGTGGCAGCCAGCAAAATCCATTGAACACGGGTTATAGTTCCAGAACGGGCCCCGATGGCGGTATATTTGCCGAGTTTAAATTCTCCGATCTGTTCTCTATACAGCCTATGGTTGAATACTCATCGCAGGGTGGTAAAAAGGATGGTTTCCAGGCATTGCCAACCCCGGCCCCTATTGCTCAGGCAATTCAGGCTCAGGGAGGTACCGCGCCCACTTATCTGTATGCTAATTTTAAAAGTGAAGCCAAGCTTAATTATTTGATGATACCTATACTGGCAAAATTCGGATGGAATTTTGCTGAGAAATCTCCATGGAGAGTATATATTGATGCAGGTCCGTTTGTTGGCTTTTTACTCAACGCGCACCAGGTAACCAGTGGGACGAGTAATTTTTATGCTGATGCCGGTGGAAAACAAGAACTGCCATACGGAGAGCAAAATTTAAATAATAACCAGGATATTAAAAGCCAGCTAAATACTACCAACTTTGGTATTGAAGGTAATGTGGGATTCGCGTACCATTTAAAAAATAGCTATGTTTTTGTTGAAGGGGGCGGCAACTATGGCTTCCTGAATATTCAAAAAGGTACAGCCAATGGTAAAAATAACACAGGTGCAGCTACCGCGTCAATCGGCTATGCTTACTGGTTTCGGTAA